The Candidatus Kryptonium sp. genome contains a region encoding:
- a CDS encoding YggS family pyridoxal phosphate-dependent enzyme has translation MIAENIYKIRQKIREVCQKVGRNPEEITIVAVTKTVPVDKIKEAINAGINDIGENRVQELLEKKSYIDIQNVRWHFVGHLQTNKVKYIVDFVHLIHSVDSLKLALEIEKRAKRINRIVDVLIEVNTSGEKTKYGVKPEETTELVKQISESCEFVRIKGLMTVAAYLPNPEDVRPMFKLLRQLSDEIKKLDLKNVEMKHLSMGMSNDYWIAVEEGATIVRIGTAIFGPRN, from the coding sequence ATGATCGCCGAAAACATTTATAAAATAAGGCAAAAAATTCGGGAGGTCTGTCAAAAGGTAGGCAGAAACCCAGAAGAAATTACCATCGTAGCAGTTACAAAAACCGTTCCTGTTGACAAAATAAAAGAAGCGATAAACGCTGGGATCAACGATATAGGCGAAAATAGGGTTCAAGAGCTTCTTGAAAAAAAGAGTTACATAGATATTCAAAATGTAAGGTGGCACTTCGTTGGGCATCTACAGACAAACAAGGTTAAATACATAGTTGATTTCGTTCATTTGATACATTCTGTTGACAGTTTGAAACTTGCTCTTGAAATTGAAAAAAGAGCGAAAAGGATAAATCGCATTGTTGATGTATTGATTGAGGTTAACACATCTGGAGAAAAAACAAAATATGGAGTAAAGCCAGAGGAAACCACCGAGCTTGTCAAACAGATTTCCGAAAGTTGTGAATTTGTAAGGATAAAGGGACTTATGACTGTTGCTGCATATCTGCCGAACCCAGAAGATGTTCGCCCAATGTTTAAGTTGTTAAGACAACTAAGCGACGAGATAAAAAAACTTGATCTCAAAAATGTTGAAATGAAACATTTGTCAATGGGAATGAGCAATGACTACTGGATCGCCGTAGAAGAGGGAGCGACGATCGTAAGAATTGGGACAGCGATATTCGGACCAAGAAATTAA